The genomic region TTTTGTCCATGAAGGTAACGGGGGCTCGACGCTCCACGCCCTGCGCTCCCTGCACCGGCTCTATCCCGCAGAGTTGGATTCCTATGCCGTGATCCTGATCCATGCCGGTAGGTGCCGGACATTTCATTCATCATTTTCTCATTACACCAGGAATAATTAGCCGGATCCGGATATTCCTGGCTTTTTCCCTTTAGTCGATGGATAATCTCCAGTCATCTTGTTGTAACTAATTAAACATAATCAATGCACTTTAATTGAATGGGACTCGTAACGATTATCAATTAACCGAACATCCGTCCCCGTGTCACGTAGAGATTGTCTAAATGGTGAGACTAATCCTCAACTGTGCTGAATACCTGGAATCACACTCCACATGGGAGGTACTGGAAATTCCTGGATTAACCCAtccaacccctcctgaccctgaaccatgtatcatccataacatgtgatattattacactgcagacatcccggcccctcctgaccctgtaccatgtattatccataacatgtgatattattacactgcagacatcccggcccctcctgaccctgcaccatgtatcatccataacatgtgatattattacactgcagacatcctggcccctcctgaccctgtaccatgtatcacccataacatgtgatattattacactgcagacatcccggcccctcctgaccctgtaccatgtatcatccataacatgtgatattattacactgcagacatcccggcccctcctgaccctgtaccatgtatcatccataacatgtgatattattacactgcagacatccggccctcctgaccctgtaccatgtatcatccacaacatgtgatattattacactgcagacatcccggctcctcctgaccctgtaccatgtatcatccataacatgtgatattattacactgcagacatcccggcccctcccgaccctgtaccatgtatcatccataacatgtgatattattacactgcagacatcccggcccctcctgaccctgtaccatgcatcatccataacatgtgatattattacactgcagacatcccggcccctcctgaccctgtaccatgtatcatccataacatgtgatattattacactgcagacatcccggcccctcctgaccctgtaccatgtatcatccataacatgtgatattattacactgcaggcatcccggcccctcctgaccctgtaccacgtatcatccataacatgtgatattattacactgcagacatcctctcctgaccctgtaccatgtatcatccataacatgtgatattattacactgcagacatcctctcctgaccctgtaccatgtatcatccataacatgtgatattattacactgcagacatcccgtcccctcctgaccctgtaccatgtatcatccataacatgtgatattattacactgcagacatcccgtcccctcctgagcctgtaccatgtatcatccataacatgtgatattattacactgcagacatcccggcccctcctgaccctgtaccatgtatcatccataacatgtgatattattacactgcagacatcccaacccctcctgaccctgtaccatgtatcctccataacatgtgatattattacactgcagacatcccggcccctcctgaccctgtaccatgtatcatccataacatgtgatattattacactgcagacatcccaacccctcctgaccctgtaccatgtatcctccataacatgtgatattattacactgcagacatcccggcccctcctgaccttgtaccatgtatcatccataacatgtgatattattacactgcagacatccggtcccctcctgaccctgtaccatgtatcatccataacatgtgatattattacactgcagacatcccggcccctcctgaccctgtaccatgcatcatccataacatgtgatattattacactgcagacatcccaacccctcctgaccctgtgccatgtatcatccataacatgtgatattattacactgcagacatcccggcccctcctcctgaccctgtagcatgtatcatccataacatgtgatattattacactgcagacctcccggcccctcctgaccctgtaccatgtatcatccataacatgtgatattattacactgcagacatccggtcccctcctgaccctgtaccatgtatcatccataacatgtgatattattacactgcagacatcccggcccctcctgaccctgtaccatgcatcatccataacatgtgatattattacactgcagacatcccggcccctcctcctgaccctgtaccttgtatcatccataacatgtgatattattacactgcagacttcctgacccctcctgaccctgtaccatgtatcatccataacatgtgatattattacactgcagacatcccgacccctcctgaccctgtaccatgtatcatccataacatgtgatattattacactgcagacatcccggcccctcctgaccctgtaccatgtatcataacATGtgctattattacactgcagacatcccggcccctcctgaccctgtaccatatatcatAACATGtgctattattacactgcagacatcccggcccctccttaccctgtgccatgtatcatccataacatgtgatattattacactgcagacatcccggcccctcctgaccctgtaccatgtatcatccataacatgtgatattattacactgcagacatcccggcccctcctgaccctgcaccatgtatcatccataacatgtgatattattacactgcagacatcccggcccctcctgaccctgtaccatgtatcctccataacatgtgatattattacactgcagacatcccggcccctcctgactctgtaccatgtatcatccataacatgtgatattattacactgcagacatcccggcccctcctgaccctgcaccatgcatcatccataacatgtgatattattacactgcagacatcccggcccctcctgaccctgtaccatgtatcatccataacatgtgataatattacactgcagatatcccgggcccctcctgaccctgtaccatgtatcatccataacatgtgatattattacactgcagacatcccggcccctcctgaccctgtaccatgtatcatccataacatgtgatattattacactgcagacatcccggcccctcctgaccctgtaccatgtatcatccataacatgtgatattattacactgcagacatcccggcccctcctgaccctgtaccatgtatcatccataacatgtgatattattacactgcagacatcccggcccctcctgaccctataccatgtatcatccataacatgtgatattattacactgcagacatcccggcccctcctgaccctgtaccatgtatcataacATGTGGTTTAATAAAGATCATTACATGGATCTCTCTACCATATATTctagtttttttactttataatttATTCCCAAAAATGGTGTAGCTCCGCCCAGGCACCCCTGACTGATGTCATAAATTGTGGTGGCTGATATACAGAGCTATTGATTGACCTGTTCTTATATACCCTCTATGGTTGACTCCATGTTCGCGTTATAtgattttttcctctttttcttcCTTTATACAGGTGGTTACAGTCAGCGATTGCCAAACGCGAGCGCCTTGGGGAAGATCTTTACCGCTTTACCGTTCGGTGATCCTGTCTATCAAATGCTGGACGTCAAACTGGCCATTTACGTGGATTTCCCTTCCAGTATGCGTCCCGGTGTATTGGTAACTTGTGCAGACGACATAGAACTGTACAGCAGCGGCGGACTGGCGGTCACATTCGATAGACCGGGCATTACGGCTCTGGCTCACCCATCGACGCTGGAAATCGGAACGACGCACGGGGTGTTTGTGCTGGAGGATTCTGACTCTGAATATAGAGATTTACAATATAGATCATGTAGATCCTACCTGCACAAGCCCAACATTGCCAAAATGCATGAATCCGGGGCCGTAACCCTTAACCCAAGGAGCCTCGATCCTTCGAGAAGTCCTAAGGACGCCTCATTGTCCGAGGTGGTCTATACCGACAGTCTCTTCTACATGGACCACGGGACTGTGAAAGTCTTACTCGGCTTCTTAGAAGAACTAGGAGCCATCAACTGCGAGATCGACGCTTACGGAGATTTTCTGCAAGCCCTGGGACCCGACGCAACATTAGACTACACCGAAAACACGGCCAACGTCTCCAAAGTGGAGGCCGAGCTCGCGGAAGTGAGGAAGAAGATCTTCTCTCTCCTTCGAGGCACAGAATTCACTGTCATAGTCTTGAACAACTCCAAGTTCTGCCACATTGGGACGTTGCAGGAATACTTGTATCATCTCACGGCAGATACTTCCCTCCAGGCAGAACTGGGATTACAGTCGGAAGTTTTTAGCATCGTTGCGGATCAAGATGAAAATCTGAGCCGAGAGGTTTGTGTCATTCACAGCCTATTAGATGCAAAATGCAAAGTTTCCCCGCGCTCAGTCATTGAATATTCCAGGCTGGGCCCCGGCGTGTCCGTGGGGGGATCCTGCGTTATCAGCGGCTCATGCATAAGGATTAGATGCGTCGTCCCAGACAAATCTTTCGTGAGTTCATTAAGTCTGATGATTGATGGCCGAGTAATGTATGCAACCATCTTGTTTGGGATTGAGGATAACCTGAAGAAGAACGTTGGTTCCTTGTCGGATCTGAACGCACTTCAGATATTTGGGGGGAGTCTCGTTCAGCGTCTGGAGCTTTGGGGCATCCAAGTTTCTGAAGATCTTTTCTCCGGCGACCGAAAGGCTTTGAGTCTCTGGAACATCCGTATTTTCCCCTGTTATGCGACGATGGAAGAATCCGTCTCGGCTGCCGTGGAGATGCTGAAGGCTATGAACTCAAAATCACAAATGCTTCTTGGAGGCGCCAGAAGGGTTTCCATCGAGGAGATGTTGTCGTACAAAAACGTTGATGAAATGTTGCGCTTCAGACAAGAACTTTATGAAGAAATCCGGCGTCGTAGAGGAGCGTCTTACTGATGAGGAGCCGTTGCTGTCCATTAGGGTTGGTGGAGGGTTTCCAATTGTTTCTTTCTGGATAACTGGGAAATCGTGACGTCTCCGGAAACGGCGTCTCCAGTGTCCATAGACTGACGAGGGCCGAGCAACAACCGGACCACAAAGAGAGACTACAAAACCATGGCGGCTGTCACCAGAAACGGCGTCTTCAGTGTCCATAGACCGACGAGGGCCGAGCAACAACCGGACCACAAAGAGAGACTACACAACCTTGGCGGCTGTCACCATAAACGGCGTCTCCAGTGTCCATAGACCGACACAGATTGAGCAAGAACCAGTCCAGACTACAAAAACATGGCGGCTGTCACCAGAATCTGCGCCTCCAGTGTCTGTGGGCAGAGGCTGGTACTGCAACTGGACCTTCTTTTATCTCATATAATGCACAAGAATTATTATAGTGGGCGAGATTTATCAACCTGTTTACACCCGAAAACTGGAGTCATTTGCATCAGAAAAGttgtgcgccacatttactgagggtttTATACAATATTCAGGCAGTTTATCAAATCTCTGCCtgatataggaagcttcattgtttacttcttgtggatataaaacggtcatgtgatgtcacacaggtgcacggctccttagaatcacagagagtaatcagagccgtgcacctgtgtgacatcacatgaccagagatataacgagctgtgcacctgtgtgacatcacatgaccagggatataacgagccgtgcacctgtgtgacatcacatgaccagggatataatgagccgtgcacctgtgtgacatcacatgaccagggatataatgagccgtgcacctgtgtgacatcacatgaccagggatataacgagccgtgcacctgtgtgacatcacatgaccaggaacatagagctgtgcacctgtgtgacatcacatgaccagggatataacgagctgtgcacctgtgtgacatcacatgaccagggatataacgagccgtgcacctgtgtgacatcacatgaccagggatataacgagccgtgcacctgtgtgacatcacgtgaccagcgatataatgagctgtgcacctgtgtgacatcacatgaccagggatataacgagctgtgcacctgtgtgacatcacatgaccaggaacataaagagctgtgcacctgtgtgacatcacgtgaccaggaatATAtcaaaccatgcacctgtgtgacatcacatgaccagggatataacgagccgtgcacctgtgtgacatcacatgaccagggatataatgagctgtgcacccgtgtgacatcacgtgaccagcgatataatgagctgtgcacctgtgtgacatcacgtgaccagggatataacgagccgtgcatctgtgtgacatcacgtgaccagggatataacgagctgtgcacctgtgtgacatcacatgaccagggatataacgagccatgcacctgtgtgacatcacatgaccagggatataacgagccgtgcacctgtgtgacatcacataaccaggaacataaagagctgtgcacctgtgtgacatcacgtgaccaggaatatatcaagccatgcacctgtgtgacatcacatgaccagggatataacgagccgtgcacctgtgtgacatcacatgaccagggatataatgagctgtgcacctgtgtgacatcacgtgaccagcgatataatgagctgtgcacctgtgtgacatcacgtgaccagggatataacgagccgtgcacctgtgtgacatcacatgaccagggatataacgagccgtgcacctgtgtgacatcacatgaccagtgatctaatgagccgtgcacctgtgtgacatcacatgaccagggatataatgagccgtgcacctgtgtgacatcacatgaccagggatataaagagccatgcacctgtgtgacatcacatgaccagggatataacgagccgtgcacctgtgtgacatcacattaccagggatataacgagccatgcacctgtgtgacatcacatgaccagggatataacgagccatgcacctgtgtgacatcacatgaccagggatataaagagtcatgcacctgtgtgacatcacatgaccagggatataacgaaccatgcacctgtgtgacatcacatgaccagggatataatgagccgtgcacctgtgtgacatcacatgaccagagatataacgagccgggcacctgtgtaacatcacatgaccagggatataacgagcagtgctcctgtgtgacatcacatgacctgggaccagtttttatccacaggaagaaaacaatgcagtttcctatagaatgacagcaagcagagatctagaaaactgaagaattgatgcagaaattatttgggaaaattatagaacttttcattacacaaataatatcaagtatttgctgaaagtggacgacccctttaagttctgaTTATGTTTTGTTCTATTTGATTGTTACAATGTTTTTATGTGTCGCACTCCTCAGGATATGTAATCAGAATATATTTACGCCTCTATTATGCACGTTTTATGCCATTGTATTGATACTATTGTCATGTGAAATGTTATTCTGTGCTGGTTCGGTCCAATCCCTCGCATAGACGTGGACTTGTATACACCCCGTGGTACCAGCTCATTACAGCTGCATAATAAGAGGGGGGGTAATTCCATCTTCCAAAGTGTCCAGTGGGCGGTGCCTATCTGGGAAGTGTCCTGTACGATCAGGAGATGGCGGGGGAGAGGTGTGAATGGCGCGGCTGAGACTTTCAGTCCATCTCCCTCCCGAGAGGTCGGACCCCCTGCACAGGTCGGACCCCCTTCACTCTGTATCTTTCCCCTATTCGGTGGATATTAGTTAATATgataggacaatccctttaaatcaggTAATTGGGTAATAACCTCCCGTCTTGCCCACAGTCTAACACTTTGTAGAATGTTTTCACGTCTTGTCTAAACAATAATCCGCACGAAGCCTTAAGTGGATCCTACAGAACAACAGAACCCGAGGTGGCGCCGCACAATGGAGCGTTTTCTGGGAAGGAGCCGCAGGTAACGGATTTCCGGATAATTCTCCCTAATTCCCATTGTGTCTGAGCATAGGATACGGAGAAGGGCATTTCTGGCTGCGATAATGAATTACATTCATCTCTTCAGAC from Engystomops pustulosus chromosome 10, aEngPut4.maternal, whole genome shotgun sequence harbors:
- the FPGT gene encoding fucose-1-phosphate guanylyltransferase isoform X1 is translated as MCEPGADSLQGETRRRLARYSSLRGRAAQAGEFWDVVVITAADARQEGAYRQQIADKLARRELPLGVRYHVFSDPPGPKIGNGGSTLHALRSLHRLYPAELDSYAVILIHAGGYSQRLPNASALGKIFTALPFGDPVYQMLDVKLAIYVDFPSSMRPGVLVTCADDIELYSSGGLAVTFDRPGITALAHPSTLEIGTTHGVFVLEDSDSEYRDLQYRSCRSYLHKPNIAKMHESGAVTLNPRSLDPSRSPKDASLSEVVYTDSLFYMDHGTVKVLLGFLEELGAINCEIDAYGDFLQALGPDATLDYTENTANVSKVEAELAEVRKKIFSLLRGTEFTVIVLNNSKFCHIGTLQEYLYHLTADTSLQAELGLQSEVFSIVADQDENLSREVCVIHSLLDAKCKVSPRSVIEYSRLGPGVSVGGSCVISGSCIRIRCVVPDKSFVSSLSLMIDGRVMYATILFGIEDNLKKNVGSLSDLNALQIFGGSLVQRLELWGIQVSEDLFSGDRKALSLWNIRIFPCYATMEESVSAAVEMLKAMNSKSQMLLGGARRVSIEEMLSYKNVDEMLRFRQELYEEIRRRRGASY
- the FPGT gene encoding fucose-1-phosphate guanylyltransferase isoform X2; amino-acid sequence: MCEPGADSLQGETRRRLARYSSLRGNGGSTLHALRSLHRLYPAELDSYAVILIHAGGYSQRLPNASALGKIFTALPFGDPVYQMLDVKLAIYVDFPSSMRPGVLVTCADDIELYSSGGLAVTFDRPGITALAHPSTLEIGTTHGVFVLEDSDSEYRDLQYRSCRSYLHKPNIAKMHESGAVTLNPRSLDPSRSPKDASLSEVVYTDSLFYMDHGTVKVLLGFLEELGAINCEIDAYGDFLQALGPDATLDYTENTANVSKVEAELAEVRKKIFSLLRGTEFTVIVLNNSKFCHIGTLQEYLYHLTADTSLQAELGLQSEVFSIVADQDENLSREVCVIHSLLDAKCKVSPRSVIEYSRLGPGVSVGGSCVISGSCIRIRCVVPDKSFVSSLSLMIDGRVMYATILFGIEDNLKKNVGSLSDLNALQIFGGSLVQRLELWGIQVSEDLFSGDRKALSLWNIRIFPCYATMEESVSAAVEMLKAMNSKSQMLLGGARRVSIEEMLSYKNVDEMLRFRQELYEEIRRRRGASY